In Phenylobacterium koreense, one DNA window encodes the following:
- a CDS encoding S8 family serine peptidase → MSHAQGRGGGLGLGGGIPDVSAITDRALARHSLPDTAFRGLERAQAASSTAAERAVARVAQVRQRLAEDRRRAVPVLATDRTGHLVVRNEVVAVAASEASLAAARQAGFSILRRTSYGPLDLEVTVLAAPPGMATDRAVALLRERDPAGAYDFNHLYDGAGLAPQGQVTAGRRGSASVGMIDSGVDIRAEALRGVRIEQRGFVGPASPQPHGSAVAAILAAPGGDVGSLRVADVYGANPTGGSAEAIVAGMAWLAQSGTPVINISLVGPPNLLLGAAVQSLVSKGFLLVAPAGNDGPASKDTYPASYRGVIAVSAVDSRGRLLPEASQPSHIDFVALGLTPPPGSAGKARPLRGTSFAAPVVAARLAGLMTAPSRTAARRAIDELASTARDLGTKGKDARFGYGWVEASSN, encoded by the coding sequence GTGAGTCATGCGCAGGGCCGCGGCGGCGGTTTAGGTCTCGGGGGCGGAATACCCGACGTCTCGGCGATCACCGACCGGGCGCTGGCGCGCCACAGCCTGCCTGATACGGCGTTCAGGGGCCTGGAGCGCGCGCAGGCCGCATCCTCGACGGCCGCCGAGCGCGCGGTCGCCCGGGTCGCCCAGGTGCGTCAGCGGCTGGCCGAGGATCGCCGCCGGGCGGTCCCCGTGCTGGCGACAGACCGCACCGGGCATTTGGTCGTCCGCAATGAGGTAGTCGCCGTGGCCGCCTCGGAGGCGTCGCTCGCCGCCGCCCGGCAGGCGGGATTCTCAATCCTCCGGCGCACGTCCTATGGGCCGCTCGACCTCGAGGTGACGGTCCTGGCCGCGCCGCCGGGCATGGCCACCGACCGCGCCGTCGCCCTGCTCCGCGAGCGTGATCCGGCCGGCGCCTACGACTTCAACCACCTCTATGACGGGGCGGGCCTGGCCCCGCAGGGTCAGGTTACGGCGGGCCGCCGCGGCTCGGCCAGCGTCGGCATGATCGACAGCGGGGTCGATATCCGCGCCGAGGCCCTACGGGGCGTCCGGATCGAGCAGCGCGGCTTCGTCGGGCCCGCCAGCCCGCAGCCGCACGGCTCGGCCGTGGCGGCGATCCTCGCCGCTCCGGGCGGCGACGTCGGGAGCCTGCGGGTGGCGGACGTCTACGGCGCCAACCCCACCGGCGGCAGCGCCGAGGCGATCGTCGCCGGCATGGCCTGGCTGGCGCAGAGCGGGACGCCGGTGATCAACATCAGCCTGGTCGGCCCGCCGAACCTGCTGCTGGGCGCGGCCGTGCAGTCGCTGGTCTCCAAGGGATTCCTGCTGGTCGCCCCCGCCGGCAACGACGGCCCAGCCAGCAAGGACACCTATCCGGCTTCCTACCGCGGCGTGATCGCGGTGTCGGCCGTGGACTCCCGCGGACGCCTCCTGCCCGAGGCCAGCCAGCCCTCGCACATCGACTTCGTGGCCTTGGGCCTGACGCCTCCGCCAGGCTCCGCCGGCAAGGCTCGCCCCTTGCGAGGCACCTCCTTCGCCGCTCCGGTGGTGGCCGCGCGCCTCGCCGGCCTGATGACTGCGCCAAGCCGGACCGCCGCTCGCCGCGCGATCGACGAACTCGCCTCGACGGCCCGCGACCTCGGCACCAAGGGCAAGGATGCACGCTTCGGCTACGGCTGGGTCGAAGCAAGCTCCAACTGA
- a CDS encoding RNA polymerase sigma factor has product MDGFQRDLVALLPRLRRLARALTRNLTDADDLVQVTVTRALARSDRFQRGSRLDSWMFTIMRNAWIDEVRSTASRASLIIVGEDVERTGDDLAAVRAMEARADFGVLHGAMQRLPAEQRLAVALVLVDGLSYQAAAEVMGVPMGTLTSRLVRGRAALAAHLEGEEGAR; this is encoded by the coding sequence TTGGACGGATTCCAACGCGACCTGGTGGCTCTGCTGCCTCGCCTGCGTCGGTTGGCCCGGGCGCTCACCCGGAACCTGACCGATGCGGACGACCTGGTGCAGGTCACCGTGACTCGGGCTCTTGCCAGGTCCGATCGGTTTCAGCGTGGGAGTCGACTGGATAGCTGGATGTTCACCATCATGCGCAACGCCTGGATCGACGAGGTGCGTTCGACGGCGAGCCGGGCCTCGCTGATCATCGTCGGGGAGGACGTCGAACGGACGGGCGATGATCTCGCCGCCGTGCGCGCGATGGAGGCTCGAGCCGACTTCGGCGTGCTGCACGGCGCGATGCAGCGCCTTCCCGCTGAGCAGCGCCTGGCGGTGGCCCTCGTGCTGGTCGATGGCCTGTCCTATCAGGCGGCGGCCGAAGTGATGGGCGTGCCGATGGGAACCCTGACCAGCCGCCTGGTGCGCGGCCGCGCGGCTCTTGCTGCGCATCTCGAAGGAGAGGAGGGGGCTCGATGA